The genomic DNA GTATGATTTCCGAATGGAAACTAACAACAGCAATATAAAATGCAGGCAAAAAAATAGCCGCAATAAAACTAATGAGACGGAGAAGTCGATAAAATGAACCGACGAGAACACGTCCATTATAATCATCCGGTGATTCATAAAAAGAAAAAAAGTTGACCGGTGCAATGAGTGCTGTTGGAGAACTGTTAGAAAAAACCGCAATTTTACCTTCTAGTAAATTTGCGACGACACGATCAGGACGTTCCGTATTCAAAAATTGTGGAAATGGCGACCAAACCGAGTCCTCTAAATAATCTTCAATTGGCCCTGTCCCCCACACTTTATCTAAACCGATATTTTCCAATCTCTTTTTCATTTCATTAACAACTTCTTCGTCCGCGATTGACTCAATATAGACGTAACTCACACGTGTATTTGTATCGCTTCCAAGATGAATGGATTTGACAACAAGGTCCGGAATAGCCAGATGCTTTCGCACAAGACCTATGTTCATATCCAGTGCTTCAACAAAGCCCTCATGTTGGCCGCGGATAACATGCTCATTGTCCGGTTCAGTGATACTGCGCACAGGTATTTTTGGAATTGTTATTTTTAATAATAAATTTGTATAAGGAAACACAACAGCCACAGAACCTGTCACAACGCTGTCAATCAATGTCGGAACAGAAAAGGCATGAACAGTCGATGCGGCTGTATCTCCCCATTTTACTAGACCTTCACTTGCTCGATTGCGAATGAGTTCAAGCTCTTTGTTAACTAACGCCGCCTCGTTCATCACAGAAAAGTAACAGATAACTGCCGGATTGTCTTGCCACTCTATTTCTTCAACAACCAGATCTACTGAATTATGAAATGTTTTTTTTATGTATAAAATTAGGCCGTCAACCGACTTCACATCATCCATACCATTCACCTCTCGTGAAGAGTATGCGTTGTACGGGAACGTTTTAAACGTTTTCTCATCGTTGATAACCGTTGCAAATAAATGTACGCACATCATATTCCTTTTCATCAAACCCATTCGTAGCCATTTGCGACATACAAAAAAAGCTGCCCCTCCACTGGATTATTGCCAGCGGAAAAGACAGCCCTTCACTATTTCTTACTTTTGAATAAACTGCTGTGTCCAATAGTTACCGTTTTGGTCATAGCCAATACCGATATGCGTATAGCCAGGTGTTAAAATATTTTCTCTATGCCCTGGTGATGCCATCCAGCCTTTTACAACTTCTTCGGCTGTACGTTGACCCATTGCAATATTTTCAGCCGCTGCTTTGTAAGTCACGCCATTTGCTTTCATTTGATCGAATGGTGAGCCGTATGTCGGACTCGTATGTGAAAAGTAATTTTTTGAAGCCATATCTGCTGATTTTTGACGTGCAGACTTCATCAAATTAGCATCCGTTTGCAGTGGTTTAAGACCTGCTTTTTGTCTTTCAGCATTCGTTAAGTCAAGAACCGCTTTTTCAATTGCTGAAATAGAAGCATCTTGCGGTGTTTCAACAGGCTTTTCTACCGGTGTTTCCGGTGTTGGCTTCGGTGCCGGTGTTGGCGTAGAAGGTTTTTCTACGGGTTTATCCGTTTCCGGTGCTGGCGTAGAAGGCTTTTCCACAGGCTGGTCTGGTGCCGGTGTTGGAGCCTCTGTATGCTGTCCATAATACTTTTTCCAGTAGCTATGGTAGTGGTGCGTCTTGTTGGAGTGCTGACCTCCCCAAACATAACACTTAACGGCTTGTGCTTGTTGCACCTGCACATTATTCGTTGAATATGAAGCTTCTACACTATTGTTGTTCGGCAGTAAGAGCGCCGAACCGAGCATGAGTACTGCAATCGATTTTTTCATCTCATTACTCCTCCCTTCGCAATCTATCATAACGTGTGGGAGATTCAGAATAACGGTGATTCCTTCCAGTGTATCCAGTTCTATGATAAATGCCTGTTTAATAGACATCATCTACTTATAGAATGGGTATATTTGGTCAACTCTCTTTATATTTCATCCAAAAAGGGGTTGACGCTATCATAATTAATGGATTCAAGTCCCTCCCCAATGATGACCAAGCGGGGCTCCATTTTGACATATTCAGGTAGCCAATTGACCATGCCATATGCATATTGAAATAAAAAAGGATTCTTCGAACCTGTGATTGGGACATAACCTTTCATTCTATAAACGGTGTCTGGTAATGTTTTCACCCATTCTTCAAACGTTTCCTGATCTACACTTTTGGTGAATGTTATAAGCTTTGAAGAAAGCGGTAGCCCTTTTCCGGAAATAATCGGTTGTTGCTCCTCTTTTTTCGGTGCACTCAACACTTTTTCGATGAACGAAAACGCGACCTTTGCACCAGTTGTTTGAATAATAGGCGCTGTGCTATTGAAGTGAGAAAGCTCCATCGTTACGGTTGCTAGCTCTTCCTCTGTCAATAAATCCGCTTTATTTGCCAATAAAACATGAGCATGGCGAATTTGTTCCATAAATAATGCACGAATTTGCGGTGACAGCTTGTCACGTTCAAGCCATCGTCTAGAATCGGCCACTGTAACGATTCCTTTAATCTTCAGTCGGTCGGCGAATAACGGCGAATAGACAGCGTCAAGCGCTTCCACAGGATGCGCTGCGCCCGTTGTTTCAATTAAAATGACATCTATCTCATCATTCTCTTCCAGCAGTCCTTGAAGCTGTGCCTCTGTCTTCTCAGCCCCCGTACAACAAATACAGCCTTCTAGAAGCTCTTTGAGTGGTATGTCTCCTTCTCCTTCGACGGCATTTGAGTCAAATGGTAGTGCCCCAAATTCATTCATCAAGACAGCTGGTTTTTTCCCTTGCTCTTTTAATTGTTCAATTGTGTGTAGTAACAACGAGGTTTTCCCACTGCCAAGAAACCCGCTGAATAAATAAACATCTATCATGTGTAAGCCCTCCGATTCTTAACAATGAAAAAGCGCCCATCCGGATTATAGGACTGGACGCTTTTCTGTTAGTTTGCTATTTTTTCAAGCAAGACTTCTTTTGCTTTTAGTAGTTGTGGATCTTCATCTTGGATTTTCGTCCGTAATTTGTTCATCAAACCTAACGTTGTATCTCCAATAAGAATACCCGTCGGCTCGAGTGCTAAATCTTGTTGTAGCTTTTTAACAGCTTGTGCTGTTTGCTTATCGAACGCACCATCGATTTCACCAGGATTGTAGCCAACCGCTTCAAGCATTTCTTCTGCAGATTTAATAGCAGGTGTGAGCATACCTTCCTTCATCTCCGTAGCTGGGTCGAGGAATGGTAGCATCGCATACGATGGATACGGTACAGGGATATCAGGTTCAATCCCTTTCTTATGAATCCAATTGCCGTTCGGCGTAAGCCACTTCGCAGTAGTTAGCTTCAAATTAGAGCCGTCCGGAAGATCCATCGGTGTTTGGACAGTTCCTTTACCAAATGTCTTTACACCAACAAGCGGAATACCCGCAGACTCTTTTAATGCTCCTGCCAGTATTTCAGATGCTGACGCACTGCCATCATCAATGACAAGCGCTACAGGAACAGTGACTTTTCGATTGCCTTCAGCTGTATATACTTCAGGTTTTTGACCTTTTACTTCATATTGGAATAGATTTTTCCCATTCTCTACGAAAAGATCTGAAATTTGCATTGCCTTGTCCAATCTCCCACCAGGGTTTTGTCGCACATCGACGATTAAGCCTTTCATACCTTGGGCTTCCATCTCATCTAAAGCAAGTAGTAGCTCATCATACGTCCCATCTGAAAAACTTGTAATATGGATATGGGCAATGTCACCTTCTAGCATCTCTGTATAAACAGTCTCGACAGGAATAACATCCCGCACAATTTTCATATCAACAGGTTCAGTTGCTTCCCCACGTTTAATGGATAACGTAACCGTTGTGCCCTTTTCCCCGCGAATAAGTAACACTGCTTCTGATGAAGAAAGACCTTGGATACTTTCACCATCTACCGCAACGATTAAATCATTCGCTAAGATGCCCGCTTTCTCCGCTGGAGAGTTCTTAATAGGAGAAACGACTTTAATGAAGCCATTCTGTTCTTGAATTTCGGCACCAATCCCTTCAAAACTCGAAGCAATGCTGTCGTTCAATTGACGCGCCTCACTTTGATTCAAATAATCTGTATAGGGATCACCAAGTGCATCGATCATGCCATTAATCGCACCATCAATGATTGCTGTTTCATCAATATCTTCATAGTAATTTGCTTTCATTTCATCATACGCATCGTACAGCTTTTTAAATTCCTTACGGTCTATTGCTGTTTTTTGTGGATTGACTACTTCCACCACTTTATCTTCGCCCGTTGTTAACACAAAGAACGTTATGGCAGCTGTAACTAAGACGAGACCAAATACAAGCATAACGAAGGAGAACGGTTTTAAATTAATCGACCGTTTTGCCGGTGGTTGATGTCCCGATCCGTTCCCTTGCTCAAGGTCGGTGTTTTCTTTTTCTTCCATCTTATTTCCCACTTTCCACTCTCCTATATTCGCCGGAGGCTTTATCTTTGTTCAGCGGGCATTTGAATACCCGCTGAACAGTAAAAAAATCGTATTCATCCTAACACCTATAAAGGTGGGAGTCTTCCGCTGAATAAAGATAAGAGTTCGTTCAGAAAAGGACCGCTATATATTGCGGGCGGTCCATCGTCTATTACGATTATTCTTGAATTGCTGCTTCAAGCGCTACTTCAATCATTTCGTTAAATGTTGTTTGGCGCTCTTCTGATGATGTTGCTTCCCCTGTTAGGATATGATCGCTAACAGTGAGAATCGCTAGTGCTTGACGACCAAATTTCGCTGCAAGCGTGTACAGTGCGGCTGCTTCCATTTCAACTGCCAGCACACCATATTGTGCCCATTTTTCATGCTGTGCATGTTCGTTATAGAAGACATCTTCAGTAAAGACATTCCCAACTTTTAAATTGAGGCCTTTTTTCACTCCAGCATTGTAGGCTTTCAATAGTAGGTCAAAATTAGCAGTTGGCGCATAGCTAACACCGTCAAAAATAAGCTCATTCATTTTTGAATTGGTAGAAGCACTTTGTGCAATAATGACATCACGTACGTGAACGTCATTCTGAATGGCACCGCAAGTCCCAACACGAATCAGTTTTTGCACATCGTATTCCTGCATCAATTCTGTCACATAAATCGAGATGGATGGGACACCCATACCTGTGCCTTGTACGGAAATACGCTTGCCTTTGTAAGTACCTGTATAGCCAAACATGTTACGAACTTCGTTGTACTGTGTGACATCTTCTAAAAATGTTTCGGCAATATATTTTGCACGGAGAGGATCTCCCGGTAGCAAAATCGTATCGGCTATGTCACCTTTTTTTGCATTGATATGTATACTCATATCGGATAGCCTCGCTTTCAAATAATCTTTTTCCATCATACATTCAAACAAACCATTATGCAATGAAGACGCGGATCTCTCGTTAACGGAAACGCTCCTCATACAGCTTGTACAACTCATCAAAAATGACAGATGGCATTTCTGGTTCTGCTTTTTCCTCTATATATCGTGATAGCGGATCAAAGTCTTTCTCCTCTTTCGGAAAACTGGAATCATTGAACATACTTTCCGCAAAAGTCGATAGCAAATCATCTTTTATTCCGCCTCGAAATGACAAGACAAAACGGTAAAAGGATCTATCCATGTACTTATCTCCCATCCTTACAATTTGCTACTGAACTGGCCGTATCCTTCTTCTTCAAGACGATCAGCGGGAATGAAACGAAGGGCGGCAGAATTGATGCAGTAGCGCAGTCCATTTTCACCAGGTCCATCTGGAAATACATGTCCAAGATGTGAGTCTGCTGCTTTACTACGTACTTCCGTTCTTCGCATACCATGACTCGTATCAAAGTGCTCTGTCACTTCTTCTGTATCGAGTGGTTGGGTGAAACTTGGCCACCCACAGCCCGCATTGAATTTATCCGCCGAGCTAAATAAAGGTTTTCCAGAGACAATATCTACATAAATACCTTTTTCAAAATGATTGTCGTACACATTTTGGAAAGGGGGCTCTGTACCGTTTTCCTGTGTGACGTAATATTGCATATCCGTCAACGTCTTTTTCAAATCCTCTTTCATGCTTCGTCACCCCAATTATCAGATTTAAACTGTTCACGACCTGAACCAACTGCATAACGATTGTAATGTGTAGGATTTTTCATATAGTAGTTTTGATGCCCTTCTTCTGCTGCGAAAAATGGCTTACTTGGCAGAATGTCTGTCGCAATGGGCTTATTGAATTTATCTGAAGCTTCTAGCTCTGACTTAGATTGCTCGGCCATTTGCTGTTGCTCAACATTATGGTAGTAAATTGCGGTCTGATAAGATTCGCCACGGTCAAAAAACTGTCCACCTGTATCCGTTGGATCAATCTGACGCCAAAAAATGTCTAGCAATTGACGATAGGAAATCACTTCATCGTCAAAAGTAATTTCCACGGCTTCTCGATGTCCCGTCGTGTTTGTACAAACAAGCTCATAGGACGGATGTTCAACATCACCACCCGTATAACCGGAAAGCACAGAAAGAACGCCCTCATAACGATCAAACGGTTTTACCATGCACCAAAAACAACCACCTGCAAAAGTCGCTAAAGATTTCGCCATCGTCCTGTCTCCTTTACTCTTTCGGAATAATGATTTCCAAAATAATTTCATTCTCCTCCAAATTGAAGGTCTTCGCTCGTACTTGTAAATCATCTGAAATAGCGATTTTCGAAAGGTCGATGAACAACTCTTCCTCCTTTGGACGGACAATCATCCAAGGTGGGAGCTTTACAGAATCTCTCAAGATTTTCAAAACGGTAGAGGGTGGAATATTCAATTGTCCTACTTCCATAGACGATTGTTTTAAGATTAAGTTTCCATCTTCTCGTACAATGGGATCAAAGTGCATAATGACAGGAAGTGTATAAGAAAATACCGTCATTTCGGAAAAAAGCGTGACATCTTTGCCAACTTCCATTTTTACAGGCAGGGGCTCGCCTTTCATCGCTTTTTTTATATACGTATTTGCAATGCCTTCA from Sporosarcina sp. FSL K6-1522 includes the following:
- a CDS encoding spore germination protein — translated: MCVHLFATVINDEKTFKTFPYNAYSSREVNGMDDVKSVDGLILYIKKTFHNSVDLVVEEIEWQDNPAVICYFSVMNEAALVNKELELIRNRASEGLVKWGDTAASTVHAFSVPTLIDSVVTGSVAVVFPYTNLLLKITIPKIPVRSITEPDNEHVIRGQHEGFVEALDMNIGLVRKHLAIPDLVVKSIHLGSDTNTRVSYVYIESIADEEVVNEMKKRLENIGLDKVWGTGPIEDYLEDSVWSPFPQFLNTERPDRVVANLLEGKIAVFSNSSPTALIAPVNFFSFYESPDDYNGRVLVGSFYRLLRLISFIAAIFLPAFYIAVVSFHSEIIPVELGKQVMMAVNDIPYRPIFEALILELFIELIRESAIRLPTPIGQTIGIVGGLVIGNAIVDAGLVSNFMVIVVAMTAISSFVVPSWEMNMSIRLIRFPFMIAAALFGFFGMAIGTLILFIHLLNLSSLKQPYFTPIVPFDPSRFKDVFFRIPFVRMSKQQKTFTHGADKEGGER
- a CDS encoding CAP domain-containing protein; protein product: MKKSIAVLMLGSALLLPNNNSVEASYSTNNVQVQQAQAVKCYVWGGQHSNKTHHYHSYWKKYYGQHTEAPTPAPDQPVEKPSTPAPETDKPVEKPSTPTPAPKPTPETPVEKPVETPQDASISAIEKAVLDLTNAERQKAGLKPLQTDANLMKSARQKSADMASKNYFSHTSPTYGSPFDQMKANGVTYKAAAENIAMGQRTAEEVVKGWMASPGHRENILTPGYTHIGIGYDQNGNYWTQQFIQK
- a CDS encoding GTP-binding protein, coding for MIDVYLFSGFLGSGKTSLLLHTIEQLKEQGKKPAVLMNEFGALPFDSNAVEGEGDIPLKELLEGCICCTGAEKTEAQLQGLLEENDEIDVILIETTGAAHPVEALDAVYSPLFADRLKIKGIVTVADSRRWLERDKLSPQIRALFMEQIRHAHVLLANKADLLTEEELATVTMELSHFNSTAPIIQTTGAKVAFSFIEKVLSAPKKEEQQPIISGKGLPLSSKLITFTKSVDQETFEEWVKTLPDTVYRMKGYVPITGSKNPFLFQYAYGMVNWLPEYVKMEPRLVIIGEGLESINYDSVNPFLDEI
- a CDS encoding S41 family peptidase, whose product is MEEKENTDLEQGNGSGHQPPAKRSINLKPFSFVMLVFGLVLVTAAITFFVLTTGEDKVVEVVNPQKTAIDRKEFKKLYDAYDEMKANYYEDIDETAIIDGAINGMIDALGDPYTDYLNQSEARQLNDSIASSFEGIGAEIQEQNGFIKVVSPIKNSPAEKAGILANDLIVAVDGESIQGLSSSEAVLLIRGEKGTTVTLSIKRGEATEPVDMKIVRDVIPVETVYTEMLEGDIAHIHITSFSDGTYDELLLALDEMEAQGMKGLIVDVRQNPGGRLDKAMQISDLFVENGKNLFQYEVKGQKPEVYTAEGNRKVTVPVALVIDDGSASASEILAGALKESAGIPLVGVKTFGKGTVQTPMDLPDGSNLKLTTAKWLTPNGNWIHKKGIEPDIPVPYPSYAMLPFLDPATEMKEGMLTPAIKSAEEMLEAVGYNPGEIDGAFDKQTAQAVKKLQQDLALEPTGILIGDTTLGLMNKLRTKIQDEDPQLLKAKEVLLEKIAN
- the deoD gene encoding purine-nucleoside phosphorylase gives rise to the protein MSIHINAKKGDIADTILLPGDPLRAKYIAETFLEDVTQYNEVRNMFGYTGTYKGKRISVQGTGMGVPSISIYVTELMQEYDVQKLIRVGTCGAIQNDVHVRDVIIAQSASTNSKMNELIFDGVSYAPTANFDLLLKAYNAGVKKGLNLKVGNVFTEDVFYNEHAQHEKWAQYGVLAVEMEAAALYTLAAKFGRQALAILTVSDHILTGEATSSEERQTTFNEMIEVALEAAIQE
- a CDS encoding YozE family protein, whose product is MDRSFYRFVLSFRGGIKDDLLSTFAESMFNDSSFPKEEKDFDPLSRYIEEKAEPEMPSVIFDELYKLYEERFR
- the msrB gene encoding peptide-methionine (R)-S-oxide reductase MsrB — its product is MKEDLKKTLTDMQYYVTQENGTEPPFQNVYDNHFEKGIYVDIVSGKPLFSSADKFNAGCGWPSFTQPLDTEEVTEHFDTSHGMRRTEVRSKAADSHLGHVFPDGPGENGLRYCINSAALRFIPADRLEEEGYGQFSSKL
- the msrA gene encoding peptide-methionine (S)-S-oxide reductase MsrA — its product is MAKSLATFAGGCFWCMVKPFDRYEGVLSVLSGYTGGDVEHPSYELVCTNTTGHREAVEITFDDEVISYRQLLDIFWRQIDPTDTGGQFFDRGESYQTAIYYHNVEQQQMAEQSKSELEASDKFNKPIATDILPSKPFFAAEEGHQNYYMKNPTHYNRYAVGSGREQFKSDNWGDEA
- a CDS encoding YpmS family protein — translated: MNRWKLSFFALAGLIVAAVAYLIFLIGSPASSEPLPDAKVLDGSDYVLEVEATKEDFEGIANTYIKKAMKGEPLPVKMEVGKDVTLFSEMTVFSYTLPVIMHFDPIVREDGNLILKQSSMEVGQLNIPPSTVLKILRDSVKLPPWMIVRPKEEELFIDLSKIAISDDLQVRAKTFNLEENEIILEIIIPKE